A genome region from Gigantopelta aegis isolate Gae_Host chromosome 3, Gae_host_genome, whole genome shotgun sequence includes the following:
- the LOC121369175 gene encoding transmembrane protein adipocyte-associated 1 homolog yields the protein MAKGSNIFSQDGSSASVNGSSAKHLVPVQVHPNNGSTPFSNIVQPPCQWILNEDLGTSRVRIWDLIILIPNVLFMMFLLWRIRTAVAKLRNSSSPIFLAFYGLVFIIAVISVLRCIVSMTVNASMEAGDIADKALWLVLRYFLLFTELSVVTFGLAFGHLDSHTSIRRVLIVTSTIALAYSCTQGTLEFKFPDSNFHMRRDNTTDDFDIFAHGGMIFWLSSSLFFFLVYSVIVILPLSCLKTKLALPSKKSFYYYCSFLAILNLAQAIGSALLYANVRNGMCVVDVTSYLYFTCFDPLIYGTFLREFFSTSVPSIPFSYKHQVDELTDEDTVNMPCQPPFDKEETAAFSSSFDSTHFNRQNSLTSSPVGSLNNGNLTLNSDYYQDSA from the exons ATGGCTAAAGGCTCCAACATTTTCTCGCAAGATGGGTCCTCAGCATCTGTCAATGGAAGTAGCGCTAAACATCTTGTACCGGTTCAGGTTCATCCAAATAACGGATCCACTCCATTTTCCAATATTGTCCAGCCACCATGTCAATGGATTCTCAATGAAGATTTGGGAACTTCAAG AGTGCGGATCTGGGATCTCATTATTCTGATACCCAACGTGTTGTTTATGATGTTCCTGCTGTGGCGAATCCGTACAGCTGTCGCAAAGCTAAGGAACAGCAGCAGTCCCATCTTCTTGGCTTTCTATGGACTG GTTTTCATTATCGCAGTGATCAGTGTTTTGAGGTGTATCGTGTCTATGACTGTGAATGCTTCAATGGAAGCTGGTGACATTGCAGACAAG GCTCTGTGGTTGGTGTTGCGCTACTTCCTCCTCTTTACAGAATTATCAGTTGTCACATTTGGATTGGCTTTTG GTCACCTGGACAGCCACACGAGTATTCGTCGTGTTCTGATTGTCACATCAACAATCGCTTTGGCTTACTCGTGTACTCAG ggAACGTTAGAGTTTAAATTTCCTGATTCTAATTTCCACATGCGGAGAGACAACACGACGGATGATTTTGACATCTTCGCACATGGAGGGATGATCTTCTGGTTATCAAGTTCACTCTTCTTCTTTCTT gtatactctgttattgttattttgccTCTTTCCTGCTTGAAAACAAAACTGGCACTGCCAT CCAAGAAATCCTTTTACTACTATTGTTCCTTCCTTGCAATTCTGAACCTAGCTCAGGCTATAGGAAGTGCACTATTATATGCCAATGTGCGGAATGGAATGTG tGTGGTGGATGTGACATCTTACCTGTACTTCACATGTTTTGATCCGCTCATCTATGGAACATTTTTGAGGGAATTTTTTAG CACATCGGTTCCTAGCATCCCGTTCTCATACAAACATCAGGTTGATGAGCTCACAGACGAAGACACCGTCAACATGCCGTGTCAGCCTCCATTTGACAAGGAAGAGACGGCCGCGTTTAGCAGCAGCTTTGACAGCACCCACTTCAACCGACAGAACAGTCTGACGTCCTCACCCGTCGGCTCCCTGAACAACGGCAACCTCACTCTCAATTCCGACTACTACCAGGATTCAGCGTAG
- the LOC121368882 gene encoding uncharacterized protein DDB_G0290685-like has product MSEFVGRMKEYRQLSIDRFDGQNLKSTAFFLSHCHKDHMTGLDSPSFIERLRSRTDVFLYCTEISKILLLAETVYRPLEKYIKVMTSEECERISVPDPASCRSTEIVVTPLPALHCPGSVMFLFEGDEGTVLYTGDFRWETNHAISINAFKTGESLKEIESMYIDTTFCVESAFHFPSRRECCVVSCNIVNDWLSRSNQHYVHITSRTTYGHEPLMNALHLSTGYKASDNINCFYLENLIYRGYFLGFFRIRFLCQLVMCENHIFMNCEAMIHVPEWKFDVYSQISELCDVFTTNPTTRIHACSPVRDRAPGSKLPCGFIPSDGSELKVRSIRPSTMFFTMGHHNISPDSLHVVGRSLHRVCYSFHSSYSEIRDIVMYLKPKRVVPSVKPPPDKDMSQVQQRLNKFLKLPHLLHFSSPHRNLGKLKQRRTSKSVSKKELTDSEDLVFDSQSPVKASKGFILKTPEKSGGEDDNAVDVTTPSKMADSQLSSSYEPSIVSGEELSLVESSEEENEEADGGDSEESLRLYVSGDEEVDEDERVSTLDFTQSSQEDSQKRTGASACSDEGGREPSQETDRLENKMNGILPEQSRLANQGGGDMSISCINTESSRGGGTDENDLESFSVKDKIQDDDHDDDKNSVTVKGKNNDENSMLDFSSKDQNCEDDDEKRLAGFATKRNNYNDDDDDENSALDFTNKDKNCGDTMENSGAPLLIKDRNQEDEKSVAGFATKENNQADDESNAVDFSGKDRNPYDQYGCDNENRVTAVSVIDSKNDDNNQNKKESRGNKDVELTSAESLEKSKDSEKAKDVISSRKEDATHESSIFDRVEEHSGKQRSIEESGVADQACVLPSGSNVSLDSTTKTALDVVSNSTVKSDIKKKSLSERTNSFDLFEEDTGEQMEESQGFDLGCLPTDTKSNDDIKTNLKAGDSEGFSQCSDGPGDGLHKRTNTTKEDLKGDFAGEDCKSSLGVVGQVESEANQTGDSSDYSKNGEHNTESKTNLDISVSSNDSLCDDQLKKNPENIQTKSVTYKPNVNLSGDVMDLSTEVRISEKTAHSPSKEKGQLSSRDPTQDEGGTIGDDAYGHSKKSKEHASNSDSTTDDQNSRLTSCPMGKSASCVSHLEQDCEEDYNDDSDVVIIDLSDSDSQEPPPKRWKESSRTESDGFIHSARASTSRNRSVLDHLEKLRTVLHNGQESDSDLTQPPSQNSCSGFYSDSDVQIISDDDEEEDYHGQNFDVHGSEHEMSTGWHNAGLCGNSRVMRSNQRFDDDEDDEDVCIDLTGDDD; this is encoded by the exons ATGAGTGAATTTGTAGGCCGTATGAAGGAATATAGACAACTGTCAATTGATCGTTTTGATGGCCAGAATCTCAAATCCACAGCCTTCTTTTTATCACACTGTCATAAAG aTCATATGACGGGCCTTGATTCTCCAAGCTTCATCGAACGACTGCGGTCGag AACCGATGTGTTTCTCTACTGCACTGAAATCTCAAAGATTCTCCTGTTAGCAGAAACTGTGTACAGACCTTTGGAGAAATACATA AAAGTGATGACATCTGAGGAATGTGAGAGGATATCTGTACCAGACCCTGCGAGCTGTAgg agtACTGAAATTGTGGTAACACCATTACCAGCTCTTCATTGCCCAGGATCAGTTAT GTTTTTGTTTGAAGGCGACGAGGGAACAGTTTTATATACAGGAGACTTCCGGTGGGAGACCAACCATGCTATCAGCATCAATGCATTCAAAACAGGAGAAAG TTTGAAGGAAATTGAAAGCATGTACATAGACACAACATTCTGTGTGGAGAGTGCTTTTCATTTCCCTAGCAGGAGGGAATGCTGTGTTGTTTCGTGTAACATTGTCAACGATTGGTTGTCCAGATCCAATCAGCATTACGTACACATAACGTCAAGAACAACGTACGGTCATGAACCGTTAATGAATGCCCTTCACCTTAGCACTGGTTACAAGGCAAGTGACAATATAAACTGCTTTTATTTAGAAAATCttatatatagaggctatttcctgggtttttttcgaatacgatttttatgtcaactcgtgatgtgtgaaaaccatatatttatgaattgcgaagcaatg ATCCATGTGCCGGAATGGAAGTTTGACGTGTACAGTCAGATCAGTGAACTATGTGATGTGTTTACAACCAATCCAACAACTAGAATACATGCTTGTAGTCCAGTG CGTGACAGGGCACCTGGCTCCAAGCTTCCCTGTGGTTTTATTCCCAGCGATGGCAGCGAGCTGAAGGTTCGATCGATCCGTCCGTCGACCATGTTCTTCACAATGGGCCACCACAACATCAGCCCAGACAGCCTGCATGTGGTTGGCCGCAGCCTGCACCGTGTCTGCTACTCCTTCCACTCATCCTACAGCGAGATCAGGGACATTGTCATGTACCTCAAACCGAAACGAGTCGTACCCAGTGTGAAGCCCCCTCCAGACAAAGACATGAGTCAG GTTCAACAAAGACTGAACAAGTTCTTGAAGCTTCCCCATCTGCTTCACTTCTCATCTCCACATAGAAATCTGGGAAAACTTAAACAGAGGAGAACTTCCAAGTCTGTCAGCAAGAAAG AATTAACAGACTCTGAAGATCTGGTATTTGACAGCCAGTCTCCTGTAAAAGCTTCCAAGGGTTTCATCTTGAAAACACCCGAGAAATCTGGAGGAGAAGATGATAATGCTGTGGATGTGACCACTCCATCCAAGATGGCCGACAGCCAATTGAGCAGCTCGTACGAACCAAGCATCGTCAGTGGAGAGGAGCTGAGTCTGGTGGAATCATCTGAAGAAGAAAACGAAGAGGCAGATGGTGGAGACTCAGAAGAGTCTTTGCGTCTGTACGTCAGTGGTGACGAGGAAGTGGATGAGGATGAGCGGGTGTCCACACTTGACTTTACACAGAGTTCTCAAGAGGACAGTCAGAAGAGGACAGGGGCCAGTGCATGTAGTGATGAAGGAGGAAGAGAACCGTCACAAGAAACAGACAgacttgaaaacaaaatgaacggAATTCTGCCAGAGCAAAGTAGGTTGGCAAACCAGGGTGGTGGTGATATGAGTATTTCTTGCATCAATACAGAAAGTAGTCGTGGTGGTGGTACTGATGAAAATGACTTGGAGTCTTTCTCAGTCAAAGACAAAATTCaagatgatgatcatgatgatgataaaaataGTGTTACAGTCAAAGgaaaaaataatgatgaaaatagTATGTTAGATTTCTCAAGTAAAGACCAAAATTGTGAGGATGATGATGAAAAGAGATTAGCAGGTTTTGCGACCAAAAGAAacaattataatgatgatgatgatgatgaaaatagtGCATTAGATTTCacaaataaagacaaaaattGCGGTGATACTATGGAAAATAGTGGGGCACCTTTGTTAATCAAAGACAGAAATCAAGAAGATGAAAAGAGTGTAGCAGGTTTTGCTACTAAAGAAAACAATCAAGCTGATGATGAAAGTAATGCAGTAGATTTTTCAGGTAAAGACAGAAATCCCTATGACCAATATGGTTGTGATAATGAAAATAGGGTCACAGCAGTTTCCGTAATTGACAGTAAGAATGATGAcaataatcaaaataaaaagGAATCTCGTGGAAACAAAGATGTGGAATTAACTAGCGCTGAATCATTAGAAAAAAGTAAAGATTCTGAAAAGGCCAAGGATGTTATTTCTTCCAGGAAAGAAGATGCAACACATGAGTCAAGTATTTTTGATAGAGTTGAAGAACATTCTGGAAAACAGAGATCAATAGAAGAATCTGGTGTCGCTGATCAAGCATGTGTTCTGCCCAGTGGTTCTAATGTGTCTTTAGATAGCACAACAAAAACAGCTCTGGATGTTGTTTCCAATAGCACTGTGAAATCCGATATCAAAAAGAAATCACTTTCTGAAAGGACTAATAGTTTTGATCTGTTTGAAGAAGATACTGGAGAACAAATGGAAGAAAGCCAGGGTTTTGATCTTGGATGTCTGCCGACAGACACTAAATCAAATGATGACATAAAAACCAACTTGAAGGCAGGGGACAGTGAGGGATTTAGTCAATGTTCAGATGGTCCTGGGGATGGGTTACATAAACGGACCAATACTACTAAGGAGGACCTCAAGGGTGATTTTGCTGGAGAAGATTGCAAGTCATCTCTGGGTGTGGTGGGGCAGGTTGAATCGGAAGCCAATCAAACGGGTGATTCATCAGATTATTCAAAAAATGGAGAGCACAATACTGAATCAAAAACTAATTTAGACATCAGTGTTAGCAGTAATGACAGTTTATGTGATGATCAGTTAAAAAAGAACCCAGAAAATATACAGACTAAGTCAGTTACTTACAAACCAAATGTTAATTTAAGTGGTGATGTTATGGACTTGAGCACTGAGGTAAGGATATCTGAGAAAACAGCACATTCACCTTCCAAGGAAAAAGGACAGCTGTCATCCAGAGATCCAACACAAGATGAAGGTGGCACAATTGGAGATGATGCTTATGGACAtagtaaaaaaagtaaagaacATGCTAGTAATTCTGATAGCACTACAGATGATCAGAATTCTAGACTGACATCGTGTCCAATGGGCAAGTCAGCATCTTGTGTGTCACATCTAGAGCAAGATTGTGAAGAAGACTATAATGATGACAGCGACGTTGTAATAATTGATCTTAGTGACTCTGATTCACAAGAACCTCCACCTAAGAGATGGAAAGAGAGTTCCAGGACTGAATCGGACGGATTCATCCACAGTGCACGTGCATCAACCAGTCGAAACCGGTCCGTGCTGGACCACCTGGAGAAATTGAGGACCGTGTTGCACAACGGGCAGGAATCAGACAGCGATCTCACCCAGCCGCCCAGTCAGAACTCATGCAGTGGCTTCTACAGCGACAGCGATGTTCAGATTATATCCGATGATGATGAGGAAGAAGATTAccatgggcagaattttgatgTGCACGGTTCAGAGCACGAGATGTCAACTGGCTGGCATAATGCTGGGCTTTGTGGGAACAGTCGTGTGATGAGGTCAAACCAGAggtttgatgatgatgaggatgatgaGGATGTCTGCATTGATCTCACTGGAGATGATGATTAA